A genome region from Glycine max cultivar Williams 82 chromosome 5, Glycine_max_v4.0, whole genome shotgun sequence includes the following:
- the LOC100819861 gene encoding transcription repressor OFP8 → MENQNRLKLRISRMFRSSFGSCRTRNLTDVMEKAVFAPPNPIEVEPPSPKTINNTCILSFKDSLPRRKISEWSSPFVLGGGSKNKNNNLNLNLGVMSCPPTSSNISLNTVHEQDFGYDDKKKVSTKNSRTKKKKKKKKKRRAQNKREFFPFNSCARDTNFGGYWWYSSDEDDETDTLFSSKSLSSDSSRSRRRCRRRENDRSSDMGVLPLHGKVKDTFAVVKRSSDPYSDFRTSMLEMIVEKQIFSPADLENLLQCFLSLNSHHHHKIIVHVFTEIWEALFSDWF, encoded by the coding sequence ATGGAAAACCAAAACCGTCTCAAACTTCGAATCTCTCGCATGTTCCGATCCTCATTCGGGTCGTGCAGGACTCGTAACCTAACCGATGTAATGGAAAAAGCGGTGTTTGCACCACCCAACCCCATCGAAGTCGAACCACCCTCCCCCAAAACCATCAACAACACTTGCATCCTGTCGTTTAAGGATTCTCTTCCCAGGCGCAAAATCTCGGAGTGGTCATCACCTTTTGTCTTGGGTGGCGgcagcaaaaacaaaaacaacaacctCAACCTTAACCTCGGTGTCATGTCGTGCCCACCCACTTCCTCAAACATTTCCCTCAACACAGTCCACGAACAAGATTTCGGTTACGACGACAAAAAGAAGGTTTCAACGAAAAACTCGAGgaccaagaagaagaagaagaagaagaagaagagacgTGCCCAGAACAAAAGGGAGTTTTTCCCTTTCAATTCATGCGCCAGAGACACCAACTTTGGTGGATACTGGTGGTATAGCAGCGACGAAGACGACGAAACCGACACCCTTTTCTCCTCCAAAAGCCTCTCCTCGGATTCCTCACGCTCGCGGCGCCGATGCCGGCGCCGCGAAAATGACCGGAGCTCCGACATGGGTGTTCTGCCGCTGCACGGGAAGGTGAAGGACACGTTCGCGGTGGTGAAGCGCTCCAGCGACCCTTACAGTGATTTCAGGACTTCGATGCTCGAAATGATCGTCGAGAAGCAGATTTTTTCGCCCGCGGATTTGGAGAATCTCTTGCAGTGTTTTCTGTCGCTGAATTCGCATCACCACCATAAGATCATTGTCCATGTCTTCACCGAGATTTGGGAGGCTCTGTTCTCTGACTGGTTTTGA